Below is a window of Leisingera sp. S132 DNA.
CGTGGCCGACGCCACCTTCATGTCGGTGAAGGCGCTGTCGTCCTTCCTCGGCGAAGCGATTGCCGACACCAAGGCTGACGGCACCATGTTCTCGCTGCACATGAAGGCCACCATGATGAAGGTCTCCGACCCGATCATCTTCGGCCACGCGGTCAAGGCCTGGCTGGCACCGGTGTTCGAGAAATACGGCGCTGAGCTGGACGCGCTGGGTGTGAACCCGAACTCCGGCATGGGCGACCTGCTGGAACGCGTCAAAGGCAACGCCGAAATCACCGCCGCCATCGAAGCGGTGCGCGCTGACCGCCCCGACATGTACATGGTGGACAGCGACAAGGGCATCACCAACCTGCATGTGCCCTCCGACGTGATCATCGACGCCTCCATGCCTGCGGTGATCCGCGCCGGCGGCAAAGGCTGGGACCAGGACGGCAACAAGGGCGACACCAACTGCGTGATCCCCGACCGCTGCTATGCATCCGTCTATGACGAGACCATCAGCTTCTTCAAAGCCAATGGCGCGCTGGACGTGACCACCGCGGGCGCGGTCGCCAACGTTGGCCTGATGGCCCAGAAGGCCGAGGAATACGGCTCCCACCCGACCACGTTTGAGGCGCCCGCCGACGGCACCATCCGTATCGTTCTGGCAAACGGCAAGACGCTGCATTCCCATGACGTGGAAACCGGCGACATATGGCGGTCCTGCACCGTCAAGAAAGCCCCGATCGAGAACTGGATCCTGCTGGCGATGGACCGCCAGCGCCTGACCGGCTCCGAAGCGATCTTCTGGCTGGACGCAAACCGCGCCCATGACGCGGAGCTGATCAAATATGTTCAGCCCGCGCTCGAGGCGGCCGGCGTTGCGGACAAGTTCCAGATCCTGGCGCCGCGCGAAGCCACCCGCCAGTCGCTGGAGACCATCACCGCAGGCAAGGACAGCATCGCCATCACCGGCAACGTGCTGCGCGACTACCTGACCGATCTGTTCCCGATCCTGGAGCTGGGCACCTCGGCCAAGATGCTGTCGATCGTCAAGCTGATGCAGGGCGGCGGGCTGTTTGAAACCGGCGCGGGCGGCTCTGCGCCCAAGCACGTGCAGCAGCTGGTCGAGGAAAACCACCTGCGCTGGGACTCGATGGGTGAATTCTGCGCCCTCGGCGAGTCGCTGAACTTCCTGGCCGACGTCAAAGGCAACGCCAAGGCCGGCGTGCTGGGCCGCGCGGCTGAGGACGCAACCCAGGGCATCCTTGACCACAACCGCTCCCCCTCGCGCAAGGCGGGCCAGCCCGACAACCGCGACAGCCACTACTGGTTTGCCCGCTACTGGGCCGAGGCCCTGGCAGCCCAGACCGAGGACGCGGAACTGGCGGCGCATTTCGCCCCCATCGCCGAGGAACTGGGCGCCAAGGAAGAACAGATCATTAGCGAACTGGCCGCTGCCCAAGGTGAGCCCGCCGACATCGGCGGCTACTACCGCCCAAGCGTGGAGCTGAAAGCCAAGGTGATGCGCCCCAGCCCGGCGCTGAACGCCATCATCGGCTGATCCGCTCCGGATGGATTGAAACGGAAAACGCCCGGGGATTTCTCCCCGGGCGTTTTTTCTGCAACGGCCTGTTCCGGCTTAGAAATCCTGCCACAGATCCCGGGCGGCAT
It encodes the following:
- a CDS encoding NADP-dependent isocitrate dehydrogenase; translation: MAENQTPDILYTIVDEAPELASASFLPIIRKFASAAGVTVGTKDISLAGRIIAAFPENLSDAQRQSDDLAELGELVKTPDANVIKLPNISASVPQLTAAIKELQAQGYALPDYPEEPRTDAEKGVRARYDAIKGSAVNPVLREGNSDRRAAKAVKNFAQKNPHSMGEWSADSKTKVSSMPGNDFYANEKSATITAAQAGAARIEFVAKDGAVTVLKDGWPLEEGTVADATFMSVKALSSFLGEAIADTKADGTMFSLHMKATMMKVSDPIIFGHAVKAWLAPVFEKYGAELDALGVNPNSGMGDLLERVKGNAEITAAIEAVRADRPDMYMVDSDKGITNLHVPSDVIIDASMPAVIRAGGKGWDQDGNKGDTNCVIPDRCYASVYDETISFFKANGALDVTTAGAVANVGLMAQKAEEYGSHPTTFEAPADGTIRIVLANGKTLHSHDVETGDIWRSCTVKKAPIENWILLAMDRQRLTGSEAIFWLDANRAHDAELIKYVQPALEAAGVADKFQILAPREATRQSLETITAGKDSIAITGNVLRDYLTDLFPILELGTSAKMLSIVKLMQGGGLFETGAGGSAPKHVQQLVEENHLRWDSMGEFCALGESLNFLADVKGNAKAGVLGRAAEDATQGILDHNRSPSRKAGQPDNRDSHYWFARYWAEALAAQTEDAELAAHFAPIAEELGAKEEQIISELAAAQGEPADIGGYYRPSVELKAKVMRPSPALNAIIG